A section of the Sphingomonas sp. LT1P40 genome encodes:
- a CDS encoding thermonuclease family protein, translated as MLLSVLATAAVVPAGQSFGCTPVRVWDGDGPIWCEEGPRVRLAGIAAREMDGTCRANQPCPVATAVRSRDALAALLGRTTGRTREGHVLISGPRLTCQSVGSAGGKRTAAWCVSPVNGDISCAMVRGGFALRWARYWRCQDCNN; from the coding sequence ATTCTCCTGTCGGTGCTTGCCACGGCGGCGGTCGTGCCGGCCGGCCAGTCATTTGGCTGCACGCCGGTGCGGGTGTGGGATGGGGACGGGCCGATCTGGTGCGAGGAGGGGCCACGCGTGCGACTGGCCGGAATCGCGGCGCGGGAGATGGACGGGACTTGCCGGGCCAATCAGCCGTGTCCGGTCGCGACGGCAGTGCGATCGCGCGACGCGCTGGCGGCGTTGTTGGGGCGGACGACGGGCAGGACGCGCGAGGGGCATGTGCTGATAAGCGGGCCGAGGCTGACGTGCCAATCGGTGGGTAGCGCCGGGGGCAAGCGGACGGCGGCGTGGTGCGTGTCGCCGGTGAATGGCGATATCTCGTGCGCGATGGTGCGTGGTGGATTTGCGTTGCGGTGGGCGCGGTATTGGCGGTGCCAGGACTGCAATAATTGA
- a CDS encoding SapC family protein translates to MASAPQVQGLPLFYNDLQPLSSELHANFRVRRANAAPFMATQHAVPLTVEEFPLVQRRMPIVFSIGDEAVPLGLMGLNEGTNVFFDGEGRLKEGEDLYIPAYIRRYPYLLAKLRPEAEELSLCFDPTTDTIGAFDEGDALFEDGKPTELVQQILKFNEEFEIAGQKTNAFIKELNDQGLLMDGEVAIQPEGAEQPYIYRGFRMVDENKLNELRGDQLRKMAQSGMLPLIYAHLFSLGLMREIFARQLQQGNVAPQVAAPAA, encoded by the coding sequence ATGGCCAGCGCGCCGCAAGTTCAGGGCCTTCCCCTTTTCTACAACGACCTTCAGCCGCTTTCGAGCGAACTGCATGCCAATTTCCGCGTCCGTCGTGCCAATGCCGCGCCGTTCATGGCGACGCAGCACGCCGTGCCGCTGACGGTCGAGGAGTTTCCGCTGGTGCAGCGCCGCATGCCGATCGTGTTTTCGATCGGCGACGAAGCCGTACCGCTCGGCCTGATGGGGCTGAACGAGGGGACCAACGTGTTCTTCGATGGCGAGGGTCGGCTGAAGGAAGGCGAGGATCTGTACATTCCTGCTTACATCCGTCGCTATCCGTACCTGCTCGCCAAGCTGCGCCCCGAGGCGGAGGAGCTGTCCTTGTGCTTCGACCCGACCACCGACACGATCGGCGCGTTCGACGAAGGTGACGCACTGTTCGAGGACGGCAAGCCGACCGAACTGGTCCAGCAGATCCTGAAATTCAACGAAGAGTTCGAGATCGCGGGTCAAAAGACCAATGCCTTTATCAAGGAACTGAACGATCAGGGCCTGTTGATGGACGGCGAAGTGGCGATTCAGCCCGAGGGTGCGGAACAGCCCTATATCTATCGCGGTTTCCGCATGGTCGACGAGAACAAGCTGAACGAGTTGCGCGGCGACCAGCTGCGCAAGATGGCGCAGAGCGGCATGCTGCCGCTGATCTATGCGCATTTGTTCTCGCTGGGCCTGATGCGTGAGATCTTCGCGCGTCAGCTTCAGCAGGGCAATGTCGCGCCGCAGGTCGCGGCACCGGCGGCCTGA
- a CDS encoding ogr/Delta-like zinc finger family protein — protein sequence MTTAKRPRLPGISCPHCGDRSIVRHSEQVTPIVRELRLVCDNVECGHTFVAQLTVIRTVRPSARPNPSVFLPSGDWSPPANDDAPPPANDEFPPAATVAAPPMTG from the coding sequence ATGACGACCGCCAAACGACCCAGACTGCCTGGAATTTCCTGCCCGCATTGCGGCGATCGATCGATCGTGCGGCACAGCGAACAGGTGACGCCGATCGTCCGCGAGCTTCGCCTCGTCTGCGACAATGTCGAGTGCGGCCATACCTTCGTGGCGCAGCTGACCGTGATCCGCACCGTCCGCCCCAGCGCGCGACCCAACCCGTCGGTATTTTTGCCGAGCGGGGACTGGTCGCCGCCCGCGAACGACGACGCGCCGCCGCCCGCCAATGACGAGTTTCCCCCTGCGGCCACCGTCGCCGCACCACCCATGACCGGCTGA
- a CDS encoding transcriptional regulator, giving the protein MAKVTTPFDALNEAIEVAGSQSALARTCGVSQQAVAKWVASRKAIPADYVLRVEAATGVLRHALRPDIYPHDAETAAPPSPGVVTSGAPVVACDRSALLHQGSLL; this is encoded by the coding sequence ATGGCGAAGGTCACCACCCCGTTTGACGCATTGAACGAAGCGATTGAAGTTGCTGGCTCGCAGTCAGCGCTCGCGCGAACGTGTGGCGTTTCACAACAGGCAGTTGCGAAATGGGTCGCCTCGAGAAAGGCGATTCCCGCTGACTACGTTCTTCGGGTTGAAGCAGCGACAGGCGTTCTTCGTCATGCGCTTCGTCCTGACATTTATCCCCACGACGCCGAAACCGCGGCCCCTCCCTCTCCCGGCGTCGTAACCTCGGGCGCTCCGGTCGTCGCGTGCGATCGGAGCGCCCTTTTGCACCAGGGGTCGTTGCTGTGA
- the cpdR gene encoding cell cycle two-component system response regulator CpdR: MIRILLAEDDRVMREYLTRALERSGYAVSAVDRGTAALPLLERESFDLLLSDIVMPEMDGIELAQKAGEIAPDMRVMFITGFAAVTLKAGKQVPQARVLSKPFHLRDLVLEVDRLFELEQVPSRN; the protein is encoded by the coding sequence ATGATCAGAATCCTGTTGGCCGAGGACGACCGGGTGATGCGTGAGTATCTCACGCGCGCACTGGAGCGTTCGGGCTATGCCGTCAGCGCGGTCGATCGCGGTACGGCGGCATTGCCGCTGCTGGAGCGCGAAAGCTTCGACCTGTTGCTGAGCGACATCGTGATGCCGGAGATGGACGGGATCGAACTGGCGCAGAAGGCGGGCGAGATCGCGCCCGACATGCGCGTGATGTTCATTACCGGATTCGCCGCGGTCACGCTGAAGGCGGGCAAACAGGTGCCGCAGGCGCGCGTGCTGTCAAAGCCGTTTCACTTGCGCGACCTGGTGCTGGAGGTGGACCGGCTGTTCGAGCTGGAGCAGGTGCCGAGCAGGAATTAA
- a CDS encoding DUF2312 domain-containing protein, with translation MSDSISAEQLRLLIERIERLESEKKGISDDISDVYGEAKATGFDTKTMREIIRLRKLEKHQLDEKDAMIDLYRTVLGMA, from the coding sequence ATGTCCGACAGCATCTCCGCCGAACAACTCCGCCTCCTCATCGAACGCATCGAGCGGCTCGAGAGCGAGAAGAAGGGCATCAGCGACGACATCAGCGACGTCTACGGCGAAGCCAAGGCCACCGGCTTCGACACGAAGACGATGCGAGAGATCATCCGGCTCCGCAAACTCGAGAAGCACCAGCTCGACGAGAAGGATGCGATGATCGACCTCTATCGCACCGTCCTGGGGATGGCGTGA
- a CDS encoding contractile injection system protein, VgrG/Pvc8 family, translating into MKANIPDFRVVLDGRDLSDRLRPRLISLSISERRGDEADEIELVIDDSDGAAAMPPEGAVLEVSLGWKQGAGVIPGLVPKGRFKVDEVEHSGPPDTIVVRGRSADFTSHLKTRREKTWHDTTIGAVAADIAGRNALQPRCAPRLAGIQLKTLVQSRESDMALLRRLGRDHDAVATIKGGALILAPIGAGETATGKPLPAIELHRRDGDRHSYRVAKREEAEGVSATWHDRKSAKRKMITVGKEDGSRRLARTFPSEATAKAAASAARQRGNRQPVSLDWSLALGRADISPEHKIMVAGFRAEIDAVKWIVGEATHTLTDGGLSSALKLERAR; encoded by the coding sequence ATGAAGGCCAACATTCCCGACTTCCGCGTCGTCCTCGATGGCCGCGACTTGAGCGACCGGCTCCGCCCCCGCCTGATCTCGCTGTCGATCAGCGAGCGGCGCGGTGACGAGGCCGACGAGATCGAGCTGGTGATCGACGACAGCGACGGCGCGGCGGCGATGCCGCCCGAGGGCGCGGTGCTCGAAGTATCGCTGGGTTGGAAACAGGGCGCGGGCGTGATTCCCGGCCTAGTGCCGAAGGGGCGATTCAAGGTTGATGAGGTCGAACATAGCGGCCCGCCCGACACCATCGTGGTGCGCGGCCGTTCCGCCGATTTCACCAGCCACCTCAAAACCCGCCGTGAAAAGACCTGGCACGACACCACCATCGGTGCCGTCGCCGCCGACATCGCTGGCCGCAACGCCCTCCAGCCCCGCTGCGCACCGCGCCTCGCCGGAATTCAGCTCAAGACGCTGGTGCAGAGCCGCGAAAGCGACATGGCACTCCTGCGGCGTCTTGGTCGAGATCACGACGCGGTCGCCACCATAAAGGGCGGCGCGCTGATCCTCGCGCCGATCGGCGCTGGCGAGACGGCCACCGGCAAACCGTTGCCCGCGATCGAGCTCCACCGCCGCGATGGCGACCGGCACAGTTACCGCGTCGCCAAGCGCGAGGAGGCAGAGGGCGTCTCGGCGACGTGGCACGATCGCAAGTCCGCCAAGCGAAAGATGATAACCGTCGGGAAGGAGGATGGCTCCCGCCGTCTCGCCAGGACGTTCCCTAGCGAAGCGACGGCGAAGGCAGCGGCATCGGCGGCGAGGCAGCGAGGCAACCGTCAGCCCGTCTCGTTGGATTGGTCGCTGGCACTGGGCCGAGCCGATATCTCGCCCGAGCACAAGATCATGGTGGCGGGTTTTCGCGCCGAGATCGACGCGGTGAAGTGGATCGTGGGAGAGGCGACGCACACCCTTACGGACGGCGGGCTATCGAGCGCGCTCAAGCTGGAGCGAGCTCGATAG
- a CDS encoding N-formylglutamate amidohydrolase translates to MTATPPYDRHGPTEPVSPVVLSVPHAGRDYPLPLRAALRVPLASLLPLEDRHADTLALAARGAETLIAATRARAWIDLNRAEHERDHRVDEGADVIPEGAQSLKLRSGLGLIPRRAGGSDLWRRRFAADEVRERIERDHRPYHAAVAAALNAAHARFGVAILLDIHSMPPLANGSARIVIGDRFGRSAAARFVARIEGVVHSTGIRTAVNTPYAGGHVLDRHADPTANIHAIQVEIDRTLYLDRRRESPGPGFATTAALLRRIIDAVADEALPLAAAAQ, encoded by the coding sequence GTGACCGCAACGCCACCGTATGACCGCCATGGTCCCACCGAACCGGTGTCGCCGGTTGTGCTGTCCGTCCCCCATGCCGGCCGCGACTATCCGCTCCCGTTGCGCGCCGCGCTGCGCGTCCCACTCGCCAGCCTGTTGCCGCTCGAGGATCGCCACGCCGATACGCTGGCGCTCGCCGCGCGCGGAGCGGAGACGCTGATCGCGGCGACGCGCGCGCGCGCCTGGATCGACCTGAACCGGGCCGAGCATGAACGCGATCACCGCGTCGACGAGGGTGCGGACGTGATCCCGGAGGGGGCGCAATCGCTGAAACTTCGCAGCGGCCTCGGCCTGATACCGCGCCGCGCGGGTGGCAGCGATTTGTGGCGGCGGCGCTTTGCGGCGGACGAGGTGCGCGAGCGGATCGAGCGCGATCACCGCCCCTATCACGCGGCGGTCGCGGCGGCGCTGAATGCCGCGCACGCCCGTTTCGGCGTCGCCATCCTGCTCGATATCCATTCGATGCCGCCGCTGGCGAACGGCAGTGCCCGCATCGTTATCGGCGATCGCTTCGGCCGGTCCGCTGCGGCGCGTTTCGTCGCGCGGATAGAGGGCGTCGTTCACAGCACCGGCATCCGAACCGCCGTCAACACGCCCTATGCCGGTGGCCATGTCCTCGACCGCCACGCCGACCCGACAGCGAACATCCACGCGATCCAGGTCGAGATCGACCGTACGCTGTATCTGGACCGTCGCCGCGAATCCCCTGGCCCCGGCTTCGCCACCACCGCCGCCCTGCTCCGCCGCATCATCGACGCAGTGGCAGACGAGGCGCTCCCGCTGGCGGCGGCGGCACAATAA
- a CDS encoding FAD-binding oxidoreductase, translated as MNPAQMQLVEAITARFGPKAAVTDVDAIAPWLNDWRGRYSGAAGAILQPDSTVAVAETVRLAAQYGVALVPQGGNTSMVGGATPPADGSALILSLRRMNRVRRIDAGAGLIEAEAGVILADLHAAALAEDMRFPLTLGAKGSATVGGLVSTNAGGTQVLRFGTMRGLVLGIEAVLPDGSVHDGLAALKKDNRGYDLTQLLCGAEGTLGVVTAASLKLVPAIHARAVAWVGVESPHVALELLRTVEATTDTVESFEIVPAHSLGLVLRHIPGTRAPLSGEHPWHVLIEAVTTSADAEAPAALLERLLGDALARGLARDAVVAASEAQAEAFWKLRDSISEAERASGPALQHDISVPVAGMPDFMIDGAKAVEARFPGVSAGAFGHLGDGNVHFHVRAPAQSADDWAKRNADVISPFVHDLVVAAGGSISAEHGIGQMKRDELARLSSPARRHALAAIKRAFDPRNLFNPGKLVTLAPNDTGQ; from the coding sequence ATGAACCCGGCACAAATGCAGCTTGTGGAGGCGATCACCGCGCGGTTCGGGCCTAAGGCGGCGGTGACCGACGTCGATGCCATCGCGCCGTGGCTGAACGACTGGCGCGGGCGCTATTCGGGCGCTGCCGGGGCGATTTTGCAACCGGATTCGACGGTGGCGGTGGCGGAAACGGTTCGACTGGCGGCGCAATATGGCGTGGCGCTGGTGCCGCAGGGTGGCAACACGTCGATGGTGGGCGGCGCAACCCCGCCCGCCGACGGGTCGGCGCTAATCCTGTCGTTGCGCCGGATGAACCGGGTCCGCCGGATCGATGCCGGGGCCGGGCTGATCGAAGCGGAGGCAGGGGTGATTCTGGCCGATCTGCACGCGGCGGCGCTGGCCGAGGATATGCGCTTTCCGCTGACCCTGGGCGCAAAGGGCAGTGCGACGGTGGGTGGGCTGGTCTCGACCAATGCCGGCGGCACGCAGGTGCTGCGCTTCGGGACGATGCGCGGCCTGGTGCTGGGGATCGAGGCAGTGCTGCCGGATGGCAGCGTGCATGACGGGCTGGCCGCGCTGAAGAAAGACAATCGCGGCTATGATCTGACGCAATTGCTGTGCGGGGCGGAGGGGACGCTGGGCGTGGTGACGGCGGCGAGCCTGAAGCTGGTTCCCGCGATCCATGCGCGCGCGGTGGCGTGGGTCGGGGTCGAATCGCCGCACGTCGCGCTGGAGTTGTTGCGCACGGTCGAGGCCACGACCGACACGGTCGAGAGTTTCGAGATCGTGCCCGCGCACTCGCTGGGGCTGGTGCTTCGTCATATACCCGGGACACGCGCGCCGCTGTCCGGTGAGCATCCGTGGCATGTGCTGATCGAGGCGGTGACGACCAGTGCGGATGCGGAAGCCCCCGCCGCGCTGCTGGAACGGCTGCTGGGCGATGCGCTTGCGCGCGGGCTGGCGCGGGATGCGGTGGTGGCAGCGAGCGAGGCGCAGGCGGAAGCATTCTGGAAGCTGCGCGATTCGATTTCGGAGGCGGAGCGCGCCAGCGGCCCCGCGCTCCAGCACGATATCTCCGTACCGGTGGCGGGCATGCCCGATTTCATGATCGATGGCGCGAAAGCCGTGGAGGCGCGCTTTCCCGGCGTCAGCGCGGGCGCGTTCGGGCATCTGGGTGATGGCAACGTCCATTTTCATGTCCGCGCACCCGCCCAGAGCGCGGACGACTGGGCGAAGCGAAATGCCGACGTCATCAGCCCGTTCGTCCACGACCTGGTGGTCGCAGCGGGCGGGTCGATCTCAGCGGAACACGGCATCGGCCAGATGAAGCGCGACGAACTGGCGCGGCTGTCCTCCCCCGCACGCCGCCACGCGCTCGCTGCAATCAAGCGTGCGTTCGACCCGCGCAACCTGTTCAATCCGGGGAAGCTCGTTACCCTTGCGCCGAACGACACAGGTCAATAA
- a CDS encoding phage tail protein, which translates to MTLLSLGMFPFSIPTLLHDELQRRADWRHPGNPRVGARDAQQFTGPGPETMSITGTAMAELSDGEASLDELREMAGTGDAWPLVDGAGRIYGDFKITGIDERMKLFFPDGTARRIDFAIDLLRSGDDPA; encoded by the coding sequence ATGACCCTCCTCTCGCTTGGCATGTTCCCCTTCTCGATCCCAACGCTGTTGCACGACGAGCTTCAGCGCCGCGCCGACTGGCGTCACCCCGGCAACCCGCGCGTCGGCGCGCGCGATGCCCAGCAATTCACCGGCCCCGGCCCGGAAACAATGTCGATCACCGGCACGGCGATGGCCGAATTGAGCGACGGTGAGGCATCGCTCGATGAATTGCGCGAGATGGCAGGCACCGGCGACGCATGGCCGCTGGTCGATGGCGCGGGCCGCATCTATGGCGACTTCAAGATCACCGGCATCGATGAACGCATGAAGCTGTTCTTCCCCGATGGCACCGCCCGCCGCATCGATTTCGCCATCGATCTGCTGCGCAGCGGCGACGATCCGGCATGA
- a CDS encoding cytochrome b, protein MAAFPRTDRYDNVAIALHWGIAALVLFNLFLGIGHDALPDDWKVMPVHKAVGITILFLSIGRLGWRLAHQPVPFDARLKPWEKVLASATHWIFYALLIIVPLTGWMMVSGAEVRRPLTFFGLFDIPYLPVGESAGDFGHEAHELLGLLMAGLAAIHILAALAHHIVRRDATLTRMIPFLKPRG, encoded by the coding sequence ATGGCCGCGTTCCCCCGCACCGATCGCTACGACAATGTGGCGATCGCCCTGCACTGGGGGATCGCGGCGCTCGTGTTGTTCAACCTCTTCCTCGGGATCGGGCATGACGCCCTGCCCGACGACTGGAAGGTGATGCCGGTCCACAAGGCGGTCGGCATCACCATCCTGTTCCTCAGCATCGGTCGACTCGGCTGGCGGCTGGCGCACCAGCCGGTGCCGTTCGATGCGCGGCTGAAGCCGTGGGAGAAGGTGCTGGCAAGTGCCACGCACTGGATCTTCTATGCGCTGCTCATCATCGTGCCGCTGACCGGATGGATGATGGTGTCGGGTGCCGAAGTGCGCCGACCACTCACCTTTTTCGGGCTGTTCGACATCCCCTATCTGCCGGTCGGCGAATCAGCGGGCGATTTCGGGCATGAGGCGCATGAATTGCTCGGTCTGTTGATGGCCGGGCTTGCCGCCATCCATATACTGGCGGCGCTGGCGCATCATATCGTGCGGCGCGATGCGACCCTGACGCGGATGATTCCGTTCCTGAAACCAAGGGGTTAG
- a CDS encoding ATP-dependent nuclease, with protein sequence MKLISARITGFQSFEDTGVIEFGGGINLIVGQNNAGKSALLRALLASIPDDRHRSPSEWRDTALPKPKTEFVISVAGREVVDAVLTTTTPLTIPTPNRGVDQIKYAEEILSRDAIELSVTREYGSQMTSDSYPSHRLFGYNGHGPQIAARARPQNGVLRIAPHNNSEDNLPQLLHGIWESQIFYFSAERFSFGEGAVEYTSRLNPNAANLAGVLNTLHSDRGDLFRRLVSHLTDIFSTVGNLSTRVSPANAQRLEIRVWPTIRQERVELSFPLQQSGTGVAQMIALLVAVMTMEETVIIIDEINSFLHPAAVKSLLRILRTEYSRHQYIISTHAPEVVGFSNPSTVHLVRRSGYKSTIDRLDTDDVSTFREVAAHLGVSMADVFAAERVIWVEGETEETLFPYLYRELVGALPSGTVFTAVVATGDFGAKKRDKGMVYQVYSRLSEAVATLPVRVVFGFDTELLSDQEKFDMKRDSGGRLHFLPRRHLECYLLEPDAIAELLVKKDPQTNIEGDELRDRLLTLARDSRFSIKDIDPELDSEPWLERVDAAKLLAALISEISEHRATFDKTRDGVELARLILERDPERLRPLISYISELVDDVVESEVAQAGTIAVA encoded by the coding sequence ATGAAACTGATAAGCGCGCGAATTACGGGGTTTCAGTCATTTGAAGACACCGGGGTGATCGAATTTGGAGGCGGAATCAACCTTATTGTTGGTCAAAACAACGCCGGTAAAAGCGCACTATTGCGAGCACTCTTAGCAAGTATTCCCGACGACCGTCATCGCTCTCCTTCGGAGTGGCGTGATACGGCGTTGCCAAAACCAAAAACGGAGTTTGTGATAAGTGTTGCTGGCCGTGAGGTGGTAGATGCGGTCCTCACCACGACAACGCCACTGACCATACCAACTCCCAATAGGGGGGTAGATCAGATTAAATATGCTGAAGAGATATTGTCGCGGGACGCGATAGAATTATCCGTCACTCGAGAGTACGGCAGTCAAATGACCTCGGATTCGTACCCGTCTCACAGGCTTTTTGGATATAATGGTCATGGACCGCAGATTGCAGCCCGCGCAAGGCCGCAAAATGGCGTTCTTCGGATTGCGCCGCATAATAATTCTGAAGATAATCTTCCCCAACTACTTCACGGAATTTGGGAATCGCAGATTTTCTATTTTTCGGCTGAACGCTTCAGCTTTGGAGAGGGGGCAGTTGAGTATACATCACGCTTGAATCCCAACGCTGCAAATTTGGCGGGGGTGCTGAATACATTGCATAGCGATCGCGGCGACTTATTCCGCAGACTGGTTTCGCACCTGACCGATATATTTTCAACGGTAGGAAACCTAAGTACGCGTGTTAGCCCTGCTAACGCTCAGCGTTTAGAGATTAGGGTTTGGCCAACGATTCGGCAGGAGCGCGTAGAACTCAGCTTCCCTCTCCAGCAAAGTGGGACTGGCGTTGCCCAAATGATCGCTCTTCTAGTTGCTGTGATGACGATGGAAGAAACGGTCATTATAATAGATGAAATAAATAGCTTCCTGCACCCGGCGGCTGTAAAATCTCTTCTGAGAATTCTTCGTACAGAATACAGCCGACACCAGTACATTATTTCTACTCACGCGCCGGAAGTCGTTGGTTTCTCTAATCCATCGACAGTGCATCTAGTGCGGCGTTCTGGATACAAGTCCACGATTGATCGGCTCGACACGGACGATGTGAGCACTTTCCGTGAGGTCGCTGCGCATTTGGGCGTATCAATGGCGGACGTTTTTGCGGCCGAGCGCGTGATCTGGGTTGAAGGGGAGACTGAGGAGACGCTTTTCCCTTATCTGTATCGAGAACTGGTCGGGGCGCTGCCTTCTGGTACTGTGTTCACAGCAGTCGTGGCGACCGGAGATTTCGGTGCCAAGAAGCGCGATAAGGGGATGGTCTATCAAGTATATTCGAGATTGAGCGAGGCGGTCGCGACATTGCCGGTTCGGGTCGTGTTTGGCTTCGACACGGAGTTGCTGAGCGACCAAGAGAAGTTCGACATGAAACGAGATTCGGGAGGGCGGCTGCACTTTCTGCCGCGACGGCATCTCGAATGCTATTTGCTTGAACCGGATGCGATCGCCGAACTGTTGGTGAAAAAGGATCCGCAAACCAACATCGAGGGGGATGAGCTACGCGATCGCTTGCTTACCCTCGCGAGGGATAGCAGGTTCTCAATCAAAGATATCGATCCGGAATTGGACAGCGAGCCGTGGCTGGAACGAGTGGATGCCGCGAAACTTCTTGCCGCTCTGATTAGCGAGATTAGCGAACATCGAGCTACCTTTGACAAAACCCGAGATGGCGTTGAGTTAGCCCGCCTCATCCTCGAGCGCGACCCAGAGCGCCTACGTCCACTCATCAGTTATATCAGCGAATTGGTAGACGATGTTGTGGAAAGCGAGGTTGCTCAGGCCGGAACTATCGCCGTCGCCTAG
- a CDS encoding helix-turn-helix domain-containing protein, with product MLRADRISERMTAMKLSQSALARTLGVSQQAVGKLISGDTRNTAKLVQLARALETTPDYLEGIVDDPAEGYTPPPAPMLQVVTMQVVLPSEAALARMFEGLLPLAEGDLTTAERARILAQRLPTGLAQLQELMPERATAEAPAADTAPPARATDRPASRRAPRT from the coding sequence ATGCTGAGGGCAGATCGAATATCCGAGCGAATGACAGCGATGAAACTGTCGCAATCGGCGCTGGCACGGACGCTTGGTGTCTCGCAACAGGCCGTGGGCAAACTAATTAGCGGCGACACCCGGAACACTGCAAAGCTGGTGCAGCTTGCGCGCGCACTGGAAACAACGCCCGATTATCTGGAGGGCATCGTCGACGATCCTGCGGAAGGGTATACGCCGCCGCCTGCGCCAATGCTTCAGGTCGTTACCATGCAGGTTGTACTTCCTAGTGAAGCTGCGCTGGCGCGGATGTTCGAGGGGCTGTTGCCATTGGCCGAGGGCGATCTGACGACGGCCGAACGCGCTCGAATTCTCGCTCAGCGACTGCCAACTGGTCTTGCGCAGCTGCAAGAACTGATGCCGGAACGCGCGACGGCTGAAGCGCCCGCCGCCGATACAGCGCCTCCAGCTCGCGCCACAGATCGTCCCGCGTCGCGGCGAGCACCGCGCACATGA
- a CDS encoding CpsD/CapB family tyrosine-protein kinase: protein MAGIDAGLHPSEKFNRLIFAMLTGAFGVVAGVFLTPLGTKLSEDQGFFSDKAGRDALVEQTMQIVSQPGISATIGFATGVFLFAVVVQILSHRDQLRGAASDPIRSLEEFETFLPYDAVALPKMAKPPNVRATGTAFTEGISLIPAKLARSSIVGLTKILLVTSTGSNEGKTSTAAALAISYSRQQKRVALIDADMRRPHIHELFSLSNHKGLSWCLHGNLSIDDIMDVSVIRNLDILTSGPQPANPADLLESGHLPKLMEQLSKRYDVVVIDAPPVLRIADTIILSKYCDAVVYVVAADQYPIHLIARSIAQLRMPASNVIAALNRVRTKFAEFGYYRYGYGYTSSVRRFEMIDAGMGMGRSEEP, encoded by the coding sequence TTGGCGGGCATCGATGCTGGGCTGCACCCGTCCGAAAAATTCAATCGACTCATTTTTGCGATGCTCACCGGCGCCTTTGGCGTCGTGGCCGGGGTGTTCCTGACCCCGTTAGGCACCAAACTCAGTGAAGATCAGGGGTTCTTCAGCGACAAGGCCGGCCGGGACGCCTTGGTCGAACAGACGATGCAAATCGTCTCACAGCCGGGCATCAGTGCGACGATCGGCTTCGCCACAGGCGTTTTTCTATTCGCGGTCGTCGTCCAAATTCTAAGCCATCGCGATCAACTTCGCGGCGCAGCGAGCGACCCGATTCGAAGCCTGGAGGAATTCGAGACATTTCTGCCTTATGACGCGGTAGCGTTGCCCAAAATGGCCAAACCGCCCAACGTGCGGGCGACTGGGACCGCGTTTACGGAGGGGATTAGTTTGATCCCCGCGAAGCTCGCCCGTTCCTCGATTGTCGGTCTTACCAAAATTTTGCTGGTGACGAGCACGGGATCGAATGAAGGCAAGACGTCCACCGCAGCTGCATTGGCGATCAGCTATTCGCGTCAGCAAAAGCGCGTGGCACTGATCGATGCGGATATGCGACGCCCACATATCCACGAACTGTTTTCACTCTCAAATCACAAGGGGCTGTCATGGTGCTTACACGGCAACCTTTCTATCGACGATATCATGGACGTTTCGGTAATACGTAACCTAGACATTCTTACTTCAGGGCCGCAGCCCGCCAATCCGGCCGATCTTTTAGAAAGCGGCCATCTCCCGAAATTGATGGAGCAGCTCAGCAAGCGATACGATGTGGTGGTAATCGATGCGCCGCCGGTGTTGCGGATAGCAGACACGATCATTCTGTCGAAATACTGCGACGCGGTGGTGTATGTGGTGGCTGCGGATCAGTACCCGATCCACTTGATCGCGCGATCAATAGCGCAATTGAGAATGCCCGCTTCAAACGTCATCGCAGCCCTCAACCGGGTTCGAACCAAATTCGCTGAGTTTGGCTACTATCGGTACGGATACGGCTACACATCGAGCGTGAGACGATTTGAAATGATCGATGCCGGGATGGGTATGGGGCGGAGTGAGGAGCCGTAA